In Daphnia magna isolate NIES linkage group LG7, ASM2063170v1.1, whole genome shotgun sequence, a single genomic region encodes these proteins:
- the LOC116927031 gene encoding serine/threonine-protein kinase 10 yields MSLFNFGRKVKKVLHIGGTGGEAKKKRFYNNIKININPEEIWEIVNELGDGAFGKVYKALHREKKIYAAAKICKLEGENDLNDFMVEIDILTECSHFNVVGMHEAYYWDGKLWMLIEYCDGGALDSIMVDLDKPLTEPQIAYVCQHMVRGLEYLHKMHIIHRDLKAGNVLLTIDGGVKLADFGVSAKNKHTLQKHDTFIGTPYWMAPEVVSCETFRDNPYDYKVDIWSLGVTLIELAQMEPPNHDLTPMRVLLKIQKSDPPRLDCPSRWSREFNDFLSKCLVKDPTQRPTATELLRHPFIACTLDSKNIKDLLIEYKAEVVEEEDVDVDDTHATESNDGDTISVLSEADSRKTSVVTPDGPPKKHLKGPAPPPPVFQSPEPVPPPVTSPTKGPSTPVSEPTPPIPEPTSSNNDSVTPKPSTPPPSVTVTVTSPAVQVSPDAKPTATLRQTEQLSINFDGCESSTDDSLPFETQPPPVERFVSVVSVVNVTEDKQETDEESQIIGQKLDESEVLILNTSSVVSNGVGLETESKNEDNETPQKVKPDEPEQQQQSNEATDEQDGRQNNNAVLESRSDVSCNLSQVSSLSRSSSGSERSSLSESRDSSVIHTSIIVEGITQEATDDDSFVPSDVVPSSEIVPPLPAKERSRSPSPPIEKEVPVKKEAEVDEEENVEPIMSPNRKEKADPTGDSGTGTGGTSIPSTPDSVFLERTLDRSDIESTSGTGTTGSRSSRKSDSVIDVEDNEVVLRSKPASGRSLSTVSNGTTVNSEIEPLESEQLPARRTPRTKEEIELSNLKKKTRKRTRRFEVDGVVVTTTTSKVFYADENDGRIYDEHLLRKQELRELKMLQKAEQKQFQDLTIKAQVARDQQERRFDQETTSLLRGYDTELETMTRSQKQQVERAEQQQDSDLRIASKKIRCEQERELKLFREGLKQEVRLLKQESDLLPKDQRKTAFRIKRQQQEVEQSDRERCFLDSLNQSHETSLRRLSDGHREKIALLERQFLQQKQQLLRSRESAVWELEERQLHERHQLARRQLKEIFFLQRHQMLVRHEKELEQIRRFQTRKEEDLLKRQAIERRALPKRIRVEMKAREMMFRESMRISVNTASLPSGLASLAGALNFPETPDNERDKLRKFQEQEKKRYKAEEQRCELKHRRQLEEHRAAADSAVKELEQLQNEKRKMLMEHETMKLKSQDDEYQSELREWRAKLKPRKQKLEDDFALQLEDQEKFYGHYLAQAIPPLSSHELTPDTESSHHSRRHSSQRSTSSSVSSVSADGS; encoded by the exons aaaaagagattctACAACAACATAAAAATCAACATCAATCCTGAAGAGATTTGGGAGATTGTCAACGAGCTTGGAGATGGTGCTTTTGGAAAAGTGTACAAGGCTCTGCATCGGGAGAAGAAAATTTACGCCGCAGCTAAAATCTGCAAGTTAGAGGGGGAAAACGACCTCAATGATTTCATGGTGGAAATTGACATCCTGACAGAATGCAGCCACTTCAATGTTGTCGGCATGCATGAAGCATACTATTGGGATGGCAAACTGTGGATGCTGATAGAATATTGTGATGGAGGAGCTCTGGATTCTATCATGGTGGATCTTGACAAACCATTGACCGAGCCCCAAATTGCCTATGTTTGCCAGCATATGGTCAGAGGACTAGAATACCTTCACAAGATGCACATCATTCACCGAGATTTAAAGGCTGGCAATGTTTTGCTGACCATTGATGGTGGAGTCAAGTTGGCTGATTTTGGTGTTTCTGCCAAGAACAAACACACCCTACAGAAACATGACACATTCATTGGCACTCCCTATTGGATGGCACCTGAAGTGGTATCTTGCGAAACATTCCGTGATAACCCGTACGACTATAAAGTGGATATCTGGTCCTTAG GTGTTACTTTAATTGAATTGGCACAAATGGAACCGCCTAATCACGACCTTACTCCAATGAGAGTGCttctaaaaattcaaaaatctgATCCACCCCGCCTTGATTGTCCGTCTCGATGGTCAAGAGAGTTTAACGACTTCTTATCCAAGTGTCTGGTGAAAGACCCTACCCAAAGGCCTACAGCTACCGAATTGCTTCGACACCCGTTCATTGCGTGCACTCTAGATTCAAAGAACATCAAAGATCTGCTGATTGAATACAAGGCTGAAGTAGTCGAAGAAGAGGACGTTGATGTTGATGATACGCATGCAACGGAATCCAACGATGGTGATACAATTTCAGTACTAAGTGAGGCCGACAGCCGTAAAACATCAGTGGTCACTCCTGATGGGCCTCCTAAAAAGCATTTAAAAGGCCCAGCACCACCACCGCCAGTCTTCCAGTCGCCGGAACCCGTACCACCGCCAGTAACAAGCCCAACCAAAGGGCCTTCCACACCAGTGTCTGAGCCTACACCACCAATACCTGAGCCTACGTCTTCAAACAATGATAGTGTCACCCCGAAACCCTCTACGCCTCCTCCCAGCGTTACGGTTACAGTAACTAGTCCAGCCGTTCAGGTCAGCCCTGACGCCAAACCGACAGCGACGTTACGACAAACTGAACAATTGAGCATCAATTTTGATGGCTGTGAATCGTCGACGGATGATTCACTACCGTTTGAAACCCAGCCACCACCTGTTGAACGTTTCGTAAGTGTCGTAAGTGTCGTTAACGTTACGGAAGACAAACAAGAAACGGACGAGGAAAGTCAAATAATTGGCCAGAAACTCGACGAGTCTGAGGTGCTCATCCTCAACACTTCCAGCGTCGTGTCGAACGGTGTAGGACTCGAAACTGAGTCGAAGAATGAAGACAACGAAACCCCCCAAAAAGTGAAGCCGGACGAACCggaacaacaacagcaaagcaACGAAGCAACGGACGAACAAGACGGCCGACAAAATAACAATGCCGTTTTGGAATCACGTAGCGATGTCAGTTGTAATTTGTCTCAGGTATCCAGCCTTTCTCGTTCCAGTTCGGGCAGCGAAAGAAGCAGTTTGTCGGAAAGTCGAGATTCGTCCGTAATTCACACTTCCATTATTGTCGAAG GCATCACACAAGAAGCAACAGACGACGACTCTTTTGTCCCGTCTGATGTTGTCCCTTCTTCAGAGATAGTTCCTCCATTGCCGGCCAAAGAACGATCCCGATCACCGAGTCCaccaattgaaaaagaagtcCCAGTCAAGAAGGAAGCGGAAgtagatgaagaagaaaacgtgGAACCGATCATGAGTCCGAATCGGAAAGAGAAAGCCGACCCGACTGGAGATTCTGGTACAGGCACGGGAGGTACTAGTATTCCTAGCACGCCTGATTCCGTCTTCCTTGAACGGACCCTGGATCGTTCCGATATTGAAAGCACATCTGG AACGGGCACGACGGGAAGTCGCAGTAGCCGCAAAAGTGACTCTGTCATTGATGTAGAAGACAACGAAGTGGTACTACGCAGTAAGCCGGCCTCAGGGCGTAGCTTGAGCACAGTCAGTAACGGGACGACGGTCAATTCCGAAATAGAACCATTGGAATCCGAGCAGTTACCAGCCCGGCGCACACCTCGAactaaagaagaaattgaattGAGTAATCTAAAGAAAAAGACCCGCAAACGAACCCGTCGTTTCGAAGTTGACGGTGTCGTTGTTACGACGACCACCAGCAAG GTGTTTTACGCCGACGAAAATGACGGCAGGATCTACGATGAGCACCTACTGCGAAAGCAGGAATTGCGTGAATTGAAGATGCTTCAAAAGGCCGAACAGAAGCAATTTCAAGACTTGACCATCAAAGCTCAAGTGGCCCGTGATCAACAAGAGCGACGCTTCGATCAGGAAACGACCAGCTTATTGCGAGGATACGACACGGAGTTGGAGACGATGACCCGGTCACAGAAACAGCAAGTGGAACGTGCCGAACAACAGCAAGATTCGGATCTTCGCATCGCCTCTAAAAAAATCCGCTGCGAGCAGGAACGCGAATTAAAACTATTTCGCGAAGGATTGAAACAAGAAGTCAGGCTATTGAAGCAAGAGTCGGATCTATTGCCGAAAGACCAGCGCAAGACGGCCTTCCGTATTAAGCGCCAGCAGCAGGAGGTGGAACAGTCGGACAGGGAACGGTGTTTTCTCGACAGTTTAAATCAAAGCCACGAAACGTCGTTACGTCGGCTGAGTGACGGCCACCGCGAGAAAATCGCTCTACTGGAACGGCAGTTCTTGCAGCAAAAACAGCAGCTGCTCCGTTCCCGCGAGTCAGCTGTGTGGGAATTGGAGGAAAGGCAGTTGCACGAACGTCATCAACTAGCCAGAAGACAACTAAAAGAAATCTTTTTCCTCCAGCGACACCAAATGCTTGTCCGCCACGAGAAAGAACTGGAACAAATCCGCCGATTCCAAACCCGCAAAGAG GAGGATCTGTTGAAGAGACAGGCGATTGAGCGACGGGCTCTACCCAAGCGGATCCGAGTAGAAATGAAAGCCCGTGAAATGATGTTTAGAGAATCGATGCGCATATCAGTCAATACCGCTAGTTTACCTAGCGGATTGGCTAGCCTGGCTGGTGCCTTAAACTTCCCTGAAACTCCGGACAACGAGCGCGACAAGTTGCGCAAATTCCAGGAACAAGAGAAGAAACGCTACAAAGCTGAGGAGCAACGCTGCGAATTGAAACATCGTCGGCAATTGGAAGAACATCGAGCCGCAGCTGATTCAGCCGTCAAAG AGCTGGAACAACTTCAAAACGAGAAACGCAAAATGCTGATGGAACACGAAACGATGAAACTCAAATCACAAGATGACGAGTACCAGTCAGAGCTGCGTGAATGGAGGGCCAAGTTGAAACCTCGCAAGCAGAAATTGGAAGACGATTTTGCTTTGCAATTGGAAGATCAAGAAAAATTCTACGGTCATTATCTGGCTCAAGCGATACCACCATTGTCTTCGCACGAGCTGACACCTGATACGGAATCCTCACATCATTCTCGCAGGCATAGCTCTCAGCGGAGCACGAGCTCTAGTGTTTCTTCCGTCTCTGCCGACGGCTCATAA